The following proteins are co-located in the Sulfurospirillum deleyianum DSM 6946 genome:
- a CDS encoding bifunctional riboflavin kinase/FAD synthetase produces the protein MLKRSTILRKESVDTLAIGSFDGIHVGHRQLIKRLGHHGALCVIDKDEANLTPGIKRSEYAGCPCMFLHFLKVKHLSGAEFIALLQKEFVNLKKIVVGYDFFFGKHRACNAYDLQKLFDGEVEVVEEFTYQGISIHSSLIRTYLIEGRIEEANRFLGREYSITGSIVSGQGIGKKELVPTLNLKISDYLIPHEGVYATRSRIGQNVYDSVSFIGTRHSTDGMFSVETHIIGEDILEVTTPVELFFVAFLRENQKFNALSDLKKQIECDIKSAQKFLKSCRFYLGDFWEISSHG, from the coding sequence ATGTTGAAACGTTCTACTATTTTAAGAAAAGAGAGTGTTGATACACTTGCCATCGGTAGTTTTGATGGCATTCATGTGGGACATCGGCAGCTCATAAAGCGCCTAGGGCATCATGGCGCTTTATGTGTCATTGATAAAGATGAAGCCAACTTAACCCCAGGTATTAAGCGTAGCGAATACGCGGGATGCCCGTGTATGTTTTTACATTTTTTAAAGGTAAAACATTTAAGCGGTGCTGAGTTTATTGCCTTGCTTCAAAAAGAGTTTGTGAACTTGAAGAAAATTGTTGTAGGGTATGACTTCTTCTTTGGAAAACATCGTGCGTGTAATGCTTATGATTTGCAAAAATTATTTGATGGCGAAGTTGAAGTTGTTGAAGAGTTTACATATCAGGGAATTTCCATTCATTCGAGTCTTATTCGAACCTATTTAATTGAGGGAAGAATTGAAGAGGCAAATCGTTTTTTAGGGCGTGAGTACTCTATCACAGGGAGTATTGTAAGTGGGCAGGGGATTGGAAAAAAAGAGTTGGTTCCGACTTTAAACTTGAAAATTTCAGACTATTTGATTCCGCATGAAGGGGTGTATGCGACACGTTCACGTATTGGACAAAACGTATATGATTCGGTTTCATTTATTGGGACAAGACACAGTACGGATGGAATGTTTTCTGTTGAGACGCATATTATTGGAGAAGATATTTTGGAGGTAACAACACCTGTGGAACTTTTCTTTGTTGCTTTTTTACGTGAAAATCAAAAATTTAATGCACTCAGTGATTTGAAAAAGCAAATTGAGTGTGATATTAAAAGTGCCCAAAAGTTTTTAAAGAGT
- the tlyA gene encoding 23S rRNA (cytidine-2'-O)-methyltransferase TlyA, which yields MRLDNYVFEKGFAQSRNKASELIKEGSVWVNGNVERKSSFEVCENDKVDVEKISQYVSRAGLKLRGFINDLSLHVKGLEVLDIGSSTGGFVQVWLEEEVKSVTAVDVGSEQLHSTLRVDNRIILHENSDIRLFTPNKTYDMVSCDVSFIGVSALLGEIDRLAKCDIIILFKPQFEVGKNVKRTTKGVVKDGAAIVRAQQQFESKTVALGWELIEKKESRIKGKEGNVETFYYFKKREC from the coding sequence ATGAGATTAGACAATTATGTATTTGAAAAAGGGTTCGCTCAAAGTCGCAATAAAGCATCTGAACTCATTAAAGAGGGTAGTGTTTGGGTGAATGGTAACGTAGAGCGTAAAAGCTCTTTTGAAGTCTGTGAGAATGATAAGGTAGATGTTGAAAAAATTTCCCAATATGTCAGCCGTGCAGGACTTAAATTGCGTGGATTTATCAATGATCTCTCTTTACATGTAAAAGGCTTAGAGGTCTTGGATATTGGCAGTAGTACAGGTGGATTTGTACAAGTTTGGTTAGAAGAAGAAGTGAAGAGTGTGACGGCGGTGGACGTGGGAAGTGAGCAACTTCACTCCACTCTTAGAGTCGATAATCGCATTATTTTACATGAAAATAGTGATATACGACTTTTTACCCCTAATAAGACGTATGATATGGTCAGTTGTGATGTTTCATTTATTGGGGTGAGTGCTCTTTTAGGAGAGATTGACCGTTTGGCAAAATGTGACATTATTATTTTGTTTAAGCCTCAATTTGAAGTGGGAAAAAATGTTAAGCGTACGACCAAAGGTGTTGTCAAAGATGGTGCGGCTATCGTCCGTGCGCAACAACAGTTTGAATCAAAAACGGTGGCTCTAGGATGGGAACTTATAGAGAAAAAAGAATCTCGCATCAAAGGAAAAGAGGGGAATGTTGAAACGTTCTACTATTTTAAGAAAAGAGAGTGTTGA
- the ligA gene encoding NAD-dependent DNA ligase LigA yields the protein MNFQEYSEKIEILKAWAKAYYVDDAPIASDEEYDRLYHEILAFEKENPLFADESSPTKRVGGMVLEGFNKASHKARMWSMEDVFDEHDLDAWIERVKKVKENFTFYCEPKFDGASMNLIYDKGVLQQAITRGDGSIGEDVTQNVKTIGSIPLQIAYEGLIEIRGEVVIKKADFECLNEERLHTNEPLFANPRNAAAGSLRQLDTSVTAKRKLMFYPWGIGENQLVQTRLSEKMRFVYDLGFLQPPRIVVTQNVEDVHMLYHELIETRDAIEMMMDGMVVKVDEIALQEELGYTVKYPKWMVAFKFPAIEKVTKLRAITLQVGRTGVVTPVAEVEAVNIEGVVVERATLHNFDEIERKDIRIGDSVIIIRSGDVIPKIIKVLVERRDGTEVIPKRPLVCPVCGGELLDEGALIKCQNLSCDARVVGAMIHFASKKALNIDGLGDKIIEQLYAQKVVLHVKDLYTLSLEQLLALEGFKVKKAQNLLDAIAQSKGVALEKFINALGIEHIGEVAAKKIARTFGLEWLEATHEQIIGLEGFGEEMAKSLVEFIHVNAVETKELMGIIAPVASKLEITESVFTGKTVVLTGSMSKSRDEMKAMLESLGAKVSGSVSKKTDFVIFGEEAGSKLDKALELGVKTLSEAEVNEMLI from the coding sequence ATGAATTTTCAAGAATACAGTGAAAAAATAGAGATTTTAAAAGCGTGGGCAAAAGCCTATTACGTCGATGATGCGCCCATTGCCAGTGATGAAGAGTATGACAGGCTCTACCATGAGATTTTGGCATTTGAGAAGGAAAATCCTCTCTTTGCGGATGAGAGTAGCCCTACAAAGCGTGTGGGTGGTATGGTGCTTGAAGGTTTTAATAAAGCCTCGCATAAAGCCCGTATGTGGAGCATGGAAGATGTTTTTGATGAACACGATTTGGATGCGTGGATAGAGCGTGTTAAAAAAGTTAAAGAAAATTTTACCTTTTATTGCGAACCTAAGTTTGATGGGGCGAGTATGAACCTTATTTATGACAAAGGTGTGCTTCAACAAGCGATTACCAGAGGCGATGGAAGCATCGGCGAGGATGTCACGCAAAATGTTAAAACGATAGGTTCTATTCCGTTGCAGATTGCCTATGAAGGGTTGATTGAGATTCGAGGCGAAGTGGTGATTAAAAAGGCGGATTTTGAGTGCTTAAATGAGGAGCGTTTGCACACAAATGAGCCACTTTTTGCGAATCCTAGAAATGCAGCCGCAGGGAGTTTGAGACAGTTAGATACGAGTGTAACAGCTAAACGTAAATTGATGTTTTATCCATGGGGCATTGGGGAAAATCAGTTAGTGCAGACACGTTTAAGTGAGAAAATGCGCTTTGTGTATGATTTGGGTTTTTTACAACCACCACGCATTGTTGTCACACAAAACGTGGAAGACGTTCATATGCTTTATCACGAATTGATTGAAACACGTGATGCCATTGAGATGATGATGGATGGCATGGTGGTAAAAGTCGATGAAATTGCCTTACAAGAGGAGTTAGGCTATACCGTGAAGTATCCTAAATGGATGGTGGCGTTTAAATTTCCAGCCATTGAGAAGGTAACAAAGCTTAGAGCCATTACCCTGCAAGTGGGACGTACGGGGGTGGTCACACCTGTGGCGGAAGTCGAAGCGGTGAATATTGAAGGGGTTGTGGTGGAGCGCGCCACACTTCACAATTTTGATGAAATTGAGCGTAAAGATATTCGCATAGGGGATAGTGTTATTATTATTCGTAGTGGTGATGTGATTCCAAAGATTATTAAAGTGTTGGTGGAGCGCAGGGACGGCACAGAAGTCATTCCCAAACGTCCTTTGGTCTGTCCTGTATGCGGGGGAGAACTTTTGGATGAGGGAGCGCTTATTAAGTGTCAAAACCTCTCCTGTGATGCGAGGGTTGTTGGAGCGATGATTCACTTTGCTTCGAAAAAAGCGCTCAATATTGACGGTCTTGGTGATAAGATTATTGAGCAACTCTATGCGCAAAAAGTGGTTTTACATGTAAAAGATTTGTACACACTCTCTTTAGAGCAGCTCTTAGCATTAGAGGGATTTAAAGTTAAAAAAGCACAAAACCTTTTGGATGCGATTGCTCAGAGTAAAGGGGTGGCTTTAGAGAAGTTTATTAATGCTTTGGGCATTGAGCACATTGGTGAAGTAGCGGCTAAAAAGATTGCGAGAACCTTTGGCTTAGAGTGGTTAGAGGCAACGCACGAGCAGATTATTGGCTTAGAGGGATTTGGTGAAGAGATGGCAAAAAGTTTGGTGGAGTTTATTCACGTCAATGCCGTTGAGACCAAAGAGCTTATGGGGATTATTGCGCCTGTGGCATCAAAACTTGAAATTACAGAGTCGGTTTTTACAGGCAAAACGGTTGTCTTAACAGGCTCTATGTCCAAATCTCGTGATGAGATGAAAGCGATGCTTGAATCTTTAGGAGCGAAAGTGAGTGGCAGTGTCTCTAAGAAAACGGATTTTGTGATTTTTGGGGAAGAGGCAGGTAGTAAATTGGACAAAGCACTTGAATTGGGTGTCAAAACGCTGAGTGAAGCGGAAGTAAATGAGATGTTAATATGA
- a CDS encoding TSUP family transporter, producing the protein MEFEFYYYVIFVVTGFVAGFIDAIAGGGGIITIPVLMASGMPPHVALATNKLQATFGSGMAAFNFIRKGFIKWSEVAKGVLYTFVGAALGTYAILLMDPNMLAKAIPVMLVAIFIYTLLSPKMGESDRHAYLGQHLFFFIFGLAIGFYDGFLGPGTGTFWTIAMVGLLGLNLKKATAQTKVMNFTSNIVSLAVFLWSGNVLFAIGFLMGFGQVIGAYFGSNMVIKKEVKFIRLFFLTMVALTLMKLIYSSYIA; encoded by the coding sequence ATGGAATTTGAATTTTATTATTATGTGATTTTTGTGGTGACAGGGTTTGTCGCAGGGTTTATTGATGCGATTGCAGGTGGGGGAGGCATTATCACTATTCCTGTGTTAATGGCGTCTGGTATGCCTCCGCATGTGGCGTTAGCGACCAATAAATTGCAAGCCACGTTTGGCAGTGGTATGGCAGCGTTTAATTTTATTCGCAAAGGATTTATTAAATGGTCTGAAGTAGCCAAAGGTGTTTTGTATACCTTTGTGGGTGCCGCTCTTGGAACCTATGCTATTTTACTGATGGATCCTAATATGCTCGCTAAAGCGATTCCTGTCATGCTCGTGGCGATTTTTATTTATACACTTTTATCGCCTAAAATGGGGGAGAGTGACCGTCATGCTTATCTAGGGCAACATCTTTTCTTTTTTATTTTCGGTTTGGCGATTGGATTTTACGATGGCTTTTTAGGACCTGGAACGGGGACATTTTGGACAATAGCTATGGTGGGGCTTTTAGGACTTAACCTCAAAAAAGCCACCGCACAAACCAAAGTGATGAATTTTACCAGTAACATTGTCTCTTTAGCGGTTTTTCTCTGGAGTGGGAATGTACTTTTTGCCATCGGCTTTTTGATGGGCTTTGGACAGGTAATAGGCGCTTATTTTGGCTCAAATATGGTGATTAAAAAAGAGGTGAAGTTTATTCGACTCTTTTTCCTTACGATGGTCGCTTTGACCCTTATGAAACTTATTTACAGCAGTTACATCGCATGA
- the folP gene encoding dihydropteroate synthase: protein MNCYKLSSHTPLEALLKKLDVTPEGCAILKQKAHLNLIYIKDLKTPAANILKQDALSIGADLAVPKETITCKVPMVDALLIANDKQLKELSIKERVQPFGLKALAKELEELRFTCKHDFSVMGILNTNEDSFFQGSRFSGKAALRHIERMIEEGASIIDVGGVSSRPGSVGVSEEEELSRIAPIVDLIAQHHLTCKAKFSLDSYSPLCLEYALSRGFQIVNDITALANDDVARMAATHQASVVLMHMKGEPSSMQESPKYENVVLEVDAFFEERIEKAKRFGIEKIILDVGIGFGKTLEQNVQLLQHHEHFLRFGYPLLVGASRKSMIDKIIATPIEKRLAGTLALHVKAYEHGASIIRAHDVYEHVQALSVARALQTIV from the coding sequence ATGAATTGTTATAAACTCTCCTCTCATACACCTCTTGAAGCACTTTTAAAAAAATTGGATGTTACCCCTGAGGGGTGTGCGATTTTAAAGCAAAAAGCGCATCTCAATCTTATCTATATCAAAGATTTAAAAACGCCTGCTGCCAATATTTTAAAACAAGACGCTCTTTCCATTGGTGCTGATTTAGCCGTTCCTAAAGAGACGATTACATGTAAAGTACCTATGGTGGATGCGCTTTTAATAGCGAATGATAAACAGTTAAAAGAGCTGAGTATCAAAGAGAGAGTTCAGCCTTTTGGATTGAAAGCGTTAGCTAAAGAGTTGGAGGAATTACGCTTTACATGTAAACATGATTTTTCAGTTATGGGCATCTTAAATACCAATGAAGATAGTTTTTTTCAAGGCAGTCGTTTTAGTGGGAAAGCTGCGTTAAGGCACATTGAACGCATGATAGAAGAGGGTGCAAGCATCATTGATGTGGGTGGTGTTTCAAGCCGTCCTGGTAGTGTTGGTGTGAGTGAAGAGGAAGAGCTCTCTCGCATTGCCCCCATTGTGGATTTGATCGCTCAACATCATCTTACATGTAAAGCCAAATTTTCGCTTGATAGTTACTCCCCTTTATGTTTAGAGTATGCGCTTTCAAGGGGATTTCAAATCGTCAATGACATTACTGCGTTAGCCAATGATGATGTGGCACGTATGGCGGCAACGCATCAGGCAAGTGTGGTGCTGATGCATATGAAAGGTGAGCCATCATCCATGCAAGAATCCCCAAAGTACGAGAATGTTGTGCTTGAAGTGGATGCGTTTTTTGAAGAACGCATTGAAAAAGCAAAACGCTTTGGAATTGAGAAGATTATTTTGGATGTGGGAATTGGTTTTGGTAAAACTTTAGAGCAGAATGTACAACTGCTTCAACATCATGAGCATTTTTTACGTTTTGGTTATCCTCTTTTGGTGGGAGCGAGTCGAAAATCTATGATTGATAAAATTATTGCTACGCCTATAGAAAAGCGTTTAGCGGGGACATTGGCGTTACATGTAAAAGCGTATGAGCATGGAGCAAGTATTATTAGAGCGCATGATGTGTATGAACATGTGCAGGCACTCAGCGTTGCACGTGCGCTTCAGACTATTGTTTAG
- a CDS encoding DNA polymerase III subunit delta', with protein sequence MKTSEEEVFSHILISKNVEKAKAHLEEVYTKARHLFFLKDEFLLEDAKEVIKEAYIAEATHKYLILVAKSYRIEAQNALLKILEEPPRHIIFIVVAPSKTALLPTIRSRLVQKELVAECEVMHSGLDLKRLDLGDIYPFVQKHQGCEKGVLKELVQAIIYEALHEHHLRFSENELEGFQKLVHLVELNSKAQTILSTLLLTIMLRKHR encoded by the coding sequence TTGAAAACGAGTGAAGAAGAGGTTTTTAGCCATATTTTAATTTCGAAAAATGTGGAAAAAGCCAAAGCGCATCTTGAAGAGGTGTACACCAAAGCACGTCACCTTTTTTTTCTCAAAGATGAATTTTTACTTGAAGATGCCAAAGAGGTTATTAAAGAGGCGTATATCGCCGAAGCTACGCATAAATACTTGATTTTAGTGGCAAAAAGTTACCGCATTGAAGCGCAAAATGCCCTTTTGAAAATTTTGGAAGAACCTCCACGTCATATTATTTTTATTGTGGTTGCGCCTTCTAAAACAGCACTGCTTCCTACGATACGCTCTCGTTTGGTTCAAAAAGAGTTAGTGGCTGAGTGTGAGGTGATGCATTCAGGACTTGACTTGAAACGACTCGATTTAGGCGATATTTATCCTTTTGTTCAAAAGCATCAAGGTTGTGAAAAAGGGGTACTTAAAGAGCTTGTTCAGGCGATTATTTATGAAGCTCTGCATGAACATCACCTGCGTTTTAGTGAAAATGAATTAGAAGGTTTTCAAAAATTGGTGCATTTGGTTGAGCTAAACTCCAAAGCTCAAACGATTTTAAGTACACTTTTATTGACGATTATGCTTAGGAAACATCGATGA
- a CDS encoding HobA family DNA replication regulator, translated as MQKFLTWTLEQIRKDGSTMSWMEEKRFEWVPLCASMLKNLLDGHTFIVITDEDRAWFCHYMLRAINNHHKNRPILPFISLQTLYPNLYQVKTKDDIELLENMLSQAFPSGYTFFYVGKNSDIKMQIAKRKDDSFMWIMDEHIQNSFYLLSDDDSLDIKLIQLFRLLDKSIDAVLFAEVTFENE; from the coding sequence ATGCAAAAATTTCTAACCTGGACGCTAGAGCAGATACGAAAAGATGGCTCTACGATGAGTTGGATGGAAGAGAAGCGGTTCGAATGGGTACCGCTTTGTGCTTCCATGCTTAAAAACCTTTTAGATGGGCATACCTTTATTGTCATTACCGATGAGGATAGAGCATGGTTTTGTCACTATATGCTCAGAGCCATTAATAACCATCATAAAAATAGACCGATATTGCCTTTTATCTCCTTGCAAACGCTCTATCCCAATTTGTATCAAGTCAAAACAAAAGATGATATTGAACTTTTAGAAAATATGCTCTCTCAAGCTTTTCCCAGTGGCTATACTTTTTTTTACGTGGGTAAAAACAGCGATATTAAAATGCAAATCGCTAAACGTAAAGATGATAGTTTTATGTGGATTATGGATGAGCATATTCAAAACAGTTTTTATCTTTTAAGTGATGATGATAGTTTGGATATAAAATTAATTCAGCTTTTTAGACTCTTAGATAAAAGTATTGATGCGGTACTTTTTGCTGAGGTTACCTTTGAAAACGAGTGA
- a CDS encoding aspartate kinase — MLIVQKYGGTSVGNVERIEAVANRVIESKVKGHDLVVVVSAMSGETNKLLDFAAHFSATPNAREVDMLLSSGERVTSALLAIALEAKGYNAVSMSGRKAGIVTDDVHTKARIEHIDTRAMKEALAEGKIIVVAGFQGVTHNGEVSTLGRGGSDLSAVAIAGALEADLCEIYTDVDGVYTTDPRIEPKAKKLDKISYDEMLELASLGAKVLQSRSVEMAKKLNVNLVTRSSFNTNEGTLITKEDNIMEQPLVSGIALDKNQARVTLRGVTDKPGIAAEIFKKLADSNVNVDMIIQNVGHDGTTNLGFTVPQNELEMTKKAMNELKASEGVEYDSEIVKVSIVGVGMKSHSGVACKAFDTMAKEGINIEMISTSEIKISMVIQAKYGELAVRALHSAYQLDK; from the coding sequence ATGTTGATCGTTCAAAAGTACGGTGGTACAAGTGTTGGCAATGTCGAGCGTATCGAGGCTGTTGCTAATAGAGTCATTGAGAGTAAGGTAAAAGGGCATGACCTTGTTGTCGTGGTTTCTGCGATGAGTGGAGAGACCAATAAACTGTTAGATTTTGCTGCACATTTTAGTGCCACGCCTAATGCTCGTGAAGTAGATATGTTACTCAGTTCAGGGGAACGTGTTACCAGTGCGCTTTTAGCGATTGCTTTAGAAGCAAAGGGATACAACGCTGTTTCGATGAGTGGTCGAAAAGCAGGAATTGTCACCGATGATGTTCATACGAAGGCTCGTATTGAGCATATTGACACTCGTGCGATGAAAGAGGCGTTAGCTGAGGGAAAGATTATTGTGGTTGCGGGATTTCAAGGGGTGACACATAATGGTGAAGTATCAACCCTTGGACGAGGAGGAAGTGATCTCTCTGCTGTGGCGATTGCAGGAGCGTTGGAAGCAGATTTGTGTGAGATTTATACCGATGTGGATGGTGTGTATACCACAGACCCACGTATTGAACCTAAAGCAAAAAAGCTAGATAAAATCAGTTACGATGAAATGCTTGAACTTGCAAGTCTTGGAGCGAAAGTACTTCAAAGCCGTTCGGTTGAAATGGCAAAAAAACTTAATGTCAATTTAGTGACACGTAGTAGCTTTAACACCAATGAGGGAACACTTATTACAAAGGAAGATAATATTATGGAACAACCATTAGTTAGCGGTATTGCACTCGATAAAAATCAAGCTAGAGTGACTCTTCGTGGCGTAACAGACAAACCCGGTATCGCCGCTGAGATTTTCAAAAAACTAGCAGACAGTAACGTTAATGTTGATATGATTATTCAAAATGTAGGACACGATGGTACCACCAATCTAGGCTTTACCGTTCCTCAAAATGAACTTGAAATGACGAAAAAAGCGATGAATGAGCTCAAGGCGAGTGAGGGCGTGGAGTACGATAGCGAAATTGTGAAAGTTTCGATTGTGGGTGTGGGTATGAAATCACACAGTGGCGTGGCGTGTAAAGCTTTTGATACGATGGCAAAAGAGGGCATTAACATTGAGATGATTAGTACCAGTGAAATTAAAATTTCGATGGTCATTCAAGCCAAATATGGTGAATTAGCCGTTCGTGCTCTGCACAGTGCGTATCAGTTGGATAAATAG
- a CDS encoding RNA pyrophosphohydrolase — protein sequence MESPKRYRPNVAAVVVSSKYPFHCEVFIGSRSDIEGAWQFPQGGIDEGETPEEALFRELEEEIGTGDVEIIAEFPEWLQYDFPQKIAQKMYPFDGQSQKYFLVRLKQDDKINLVTKEPEFCDFKFVNVDEVFDHITFFKRPVYKQVLDYFKKEGYL from the coding sequence ATGGAATCACCAAAACGATACAGACCTAATGTTGCTGCGGTGGTGGTCTCTTCTAAGTATCCTTTTCACTGTGAGGTTTTTATTGGGAGTCGTAGTGATATTGAAGGTGCATGGCAATTTCCACAAGGGGGAATTGATGAGGGTGAAACCCCTGAAGAGGCACTTTTTCGTGAACTAGAAGAAGAGATTGGAACGGGTGATGTTGAAATTATTGCAGAGTTCCCTGAATGGCTGCAATACGATTTCCCTCAAAAAATTGCTCAGAAGATGTACCCTTTTGATGGTCAAAGCCAAAAATATTTTTTAGTAAGACTCAAGCAAGATGATAAAATCAATCTTGTCACCAAAGAGCCAGAGTTCTGTGACTTTAAATTTGTGAATGTGGATGAGGTATTTGATCATATTACCTTTTTCAAACGACCTGTCTATAAACAAGTGTTAGACTATTTTAAAAAAGAAGGGTATCTTTAA
- the hemW gene encoding radical SAM family heme chaperone HemW, with translation MLAYMHIPFCDSKCPYCAFNSYTNQSKLKQTYMQRLIEQLRFELEKFNVQKGEINSLFIGGGTPSTIPASWYAPLFEMLSPYLSKEAELTSEANPHSATQAWIAGMKELGINRLSFGVQSFNTEKLQFLGRNHSPKMAEEAIINAHHLGIQNISLDLMYGTALDTPHLLREDLKYARMLPINHLSAYALTLEEETPFYTQKNVINSEEALARTFVQEIIDAGFPQYEISNFGSYESYHNKGYWEHQDYLGLGAGAVGFLHHQRFYPAKKVEDYLQNPCYQAIEELSIEELHVEKIFLGLRSCVGIDRTILNAKEEENVALLLQENKLTCKNNRLYNKDYFLSDELALFITR, from the coding sequence GTGTTAGCCTATATGCATATCCCCTTTTGCGACAGTAAATGCCCTTACTGCGCTTTTAACTCTTATACCAACCAAAGCAAACTCAAACAAACCTACATGCAACGCTTGATTGAACAGCTACGCTTTGAGTTAGAAAAATTTAACGTACAAAAAGGTGAAATCAACTCCCTATTTATTGGGGGAGGAACACCTTCAACCATTCCTGCTTCGTGGTATGCTCCTTTATTTGAGATGCTTTCTCCTTATCTTAGCAAAGAAGCAGAACTGACCTCCGAAGCCAATCCTCACTCAGCGACCCAAGCATGGATAGCAGGGATGAAAGAGCTAGGCATCAACCGCTTAAGCTTTGGTGTACAAAGTTTCAACACAGAAAAACTCCAATTTTTAGGGCGAAACCATAGCCCAAAGATGGCAGAAGAAGCCATTATCAATGCACACCATTTAGGTATCCAAAATATCTCTTTAGATTTGATGTATGGCACAGCACTTGATACCCCGCACCTCTTACGTGAAGATTTGAAATACGCACGCATGCTTCCTATTAATCATCTCAGTGCTTACGCCCTCACGCTTGAAGAAGAGACTCCTTTTTATACCCAAAAAAATGTTATCAATAGCGAGGAAGCCCTTGCAAGAACTTTTGTACAGGAGATTATTGATGCGGGATTTCCCCAATACGAAATTTCAAACTTTGGCAGCTATGAGAGTTACCATAATAAAGGCTATTGGGAACATCAAGATTATTTAGGATTAGGGGCTGGAGCGGTTGGATTTTTACACCATCAACGTTTTTATCCTGCTAAAAAAGTAGAAGATTACCTCCAAAATCCATGCTATCAAGCGATAGAAGAACTCAGCATAGAAGAGTTACATGTAGAAAAAATTTTTTTAGGATTACGTAGCTGTGTGGGCATTGATAGAACCATTCTCAATGCTAAAGAAGAAGAAAACGTAGCCCTTTTACTTCAAGAGAATAAACTTACATGTAAAAACAATCGTCTTTATAACAAGGACTATTTTTTAAGTGATGAGTTGGCGTTATTTATCACCCGCTAA